The segment CTTCAATAGCAATGCTGTTGTAACCATTGAATTTTGTTTCGACAAAGCCAATGGTACAGTATTGTCATCAAGATTGAGATATTGTGGTTGAAGTCATGACACATCTAGATAGAAGATGTGCAGTTAAGGAATTCTAAGAGTTGCATTAAGAGTGGACAAAGTGCTAGAGTATGATTGTGGCTTCGCAGCACTGGCCAGTGCGCTCAAGCATAGCTTTGTCTTAATGCCAACCCCAAATAGATTGGTTCAAGCTTGTTGTCTTTACTTACATTAACTATATCGATATTAGATTCATTTAGGAAACTCATATGAATTGTCGGTGCTCTCTGGATGCTTAAACTATGATTTCAGATGCATTATCTAAGAATTTTTACTAATAGACAGGCCACCTGAGAAAGCTACTTAAAGACTAAAGCCTGAAGGCTTAAAATTCTAAATGGTTAGATCTTAAGCTACTTAATGATTGGTGTATAACTGTTCTATTCACATGCTTGGTTTCTCAAAGTTAAAGAAACCAAGTGCATGTTTTGATCAATGGAACCAAGGGCTGTTCTCTATGTGGAAAGTATGCCACtttagataaaattttcatcaggGAGGAATGCTGGTAGGTAGCTTCACTGCCAAGGATATGTTGGaactgagagagaaattggaagaGAAACATCTTTAAAAAAACCTCAATCTTTTGTGGGAGAAAAGTGGTAGAGAACTCATATCTTCACAAGCCCATTGTGCTACATTCCCTCACACAAGCTTTGCATAATTTACTTGAATCACATCATAGTGTATATGTACCACAAGCTAGACAAATTGTAAAAGCCATTAAGCTTGCTAACAGTCTGGTCTCACAAACTGAGAACTAATGATAGATAAAGATTCAGGTTGGCTCAGGGCAGGTCCGATTTTGCTAGTCCTAAGCCCGAGTCGAGGTTGACGTCAAATTGGGTCTGTTTTCGGCTGCAACCATATCAAAAGGAATGGGTTGGTTCGGGTATAGTCTGGTCCTCTGCTAGATAATTGCGAGTGCTAATCTTTGGTCAGGGGATATTAACGTAAGCATAACCAAAACTCCAATTGAGTATGATATTGATTTCATTAGGGTtgaaagtggtatggataatatccatTCAGATTCGTTTTCGTATTCAAATTCATTTGGATATGGACAGAAATTTGAGGATCCAACTAATAGTCGtatctgtatccatatccataaaaaaaaaatagatatggatatagatagacaactatTTAATTTGTATCTGGATATCCAAATCTATTTAtaactctatataattttatGGAGCGCTTATtaaattttaagataaatataaaaatgatataaatatactattaacttgatttatcatctatttagtaatatctttgattttgcagtcataaaatttaattatccgacttatatccataattatatccatacgtTCAGTATTTGAATTGTATCGATATACatttaaatcaaatataaatataaatttttgcattcgaataatatccatattcttatttgtattcatcagataaagtaaatatggatatggatatattgGTATCCGATCCGTATCTAGTCCGGTTTCAGCCCTAGGTTTCATGCACCCAAACCCAAGCTGTCTGCCTGGTGAAGGCTGAGAAAAAGAAGTGACAGTAATAAAACAAAACTGCTGCTTCGAGGAACTAAAGAGAAGTTAGAAATTAGATAAAACTCATTGCGGAACATAACAGGTGAGAGATACCTCTCAACCAAACCTAGTCTCACAGAGCAGATAAAGACCACAACCATCAGGAGGAGATCAGGTTCATATCTTATAGCATTTCTCAGACAGATCTTTAAGCAGTAAAAACACAAAAAAGATCGGTCATGGAAGCCAATGGAGTTAGATCAGCTTTTCATAGGCAAAGTTCACTTGGATATGTGGACTGGCAATGAATCAGACCCAGGATTCCAAATATACAACCACTAGAAAAAGGAAGAGACGACACCCTCTGAGAGCACCATCCTTCTTCAGGATTGTTGGAAGCTTTTGCAAAAGAGAATATAAAATCATGTTGCTTGTTTCTTTTATTAATAGTTCCTTGTTTTCCCAAGGTCACATCTCCTTATAGGTACTGTATAGTCATCAATGGAATTGACTTAGGGAGGCATCATGATGTGGAAGCTTCCCAGTGTTACATACAAGTGGACCTCCAACCTAACAATGAGTGCAAAAGCTGAGTAAAAATATCACATTCACACAACATCTCAAATTTAAAAAAGACAGACAATGAATGAGATGAGAATGCATGTGGAGGTCTTCACAACCCATGACCTTGGTGTAATGATTCTTTCCCTTCCCCTACCCCAAGGCAATGCACAAACCTGGGGCCCCTGGTCAATAAAGGTAAACAAGGCCTGGTCAGATGACCACCACCACCTGAGGATGAGCTGTGGACCCTTTTCCCTGTAAACAACCCTAGGATGCTGTTTTGcaacaagagaaaagaagagcACTAGGGATAAAGATGATCTCAGCATCCAAGAGGAAGAAAGTTTGAAATATATACTTCAACTACTGTAAAGAGAGACAAAATATATGTAAGCACTTGAAGTTTGTTTTACATCAACCACTCCCAATAAGTTTTACAACTCCAAATACTCAAGGAAGTGTGAGCACCTACCACTTCCAAAACTAGCTTCTCTTGCAAcattaagaaaattttttataacaAAGAACAAGCAAACACACATTAAGACTAAAATTTTTGAAGGCCATCTGAGCTGCAACATCCCGGCTGGTCGGTCGAGTTGCTGGCGCCACCCGCAAAGAGAATTAGTATTAGTTCCAAACCACCAGCACAAACAAGATTCTTTGGGCATGGAAGGAAGAAATCACTCCCCATCCCACAGTAGTGATACTTCTCACCAACCCATCTACCAAGAATTCTGCATTCAGAGTATAAAGATTCACCCAGGCCCTGTGTGAGAAGTAAGACCTGTGAACAATTAAGCTCCTATTTACAGAGGACAAACCATTACCAAAAACTACCTCAAGTCAGTCTACCAACCTACATTCCATGGTGGGTCAGTTTTAATAAGAATGAGGCTACTAGTATGAACAATTCAATCCACTTCTCCCAGAACTAGACTTCAACCCTCCAAACGATCTTCTCGCCGGCATCCTGCGGCTTCTCCACCGCAGCCACCCTGGACCGGTGGACCATGCTGGTCCTTGCCCTCTCACCTCCGGGCAGCTCGCAGGTTTCGCTGATGGAGCCGGACTTTATATCGGCTGGAGGAATGAAGCAATCCATGGAGAGGCCAGGGACATTGAAGGCCACCTCCTCGATCGTCCACGCCTCCTCCATCCTTGTCTTGGTGTGGCTCATGGCCATTTCACCAAACCGGAACAGGGTGACCACCGAGCGGCCCGAATGGGCTATCATTATGCCTTCGACCGGACGGTAATCATCGAGGAAGGAGTTGATGGTGGTCTCCCAGTACACAGCATCGCCGCCGGCATTGGATTGGATTCGGGTAAGGTGCGAGTCCTCCATGTGGATGAGCAACCCGGTTCGCTGGCTGAAGTAGCCAAAGAGGACATGCCTTATGATCTCTGCCGGGCCTTCGCTTCTAGCTTTCAGTGTCTGCGGATCAGCACAGAGCTTGAGAATGAAGCAATCCTCCCCATTGACCTTCTTCTCTCCAATGCACCGGGCATTAGCAAACATGCTTGCTGTGGTCAACGGATCAAGTCCCTGATCAAACACCTTCGCTTGGTTAGCTTCAAACAATGGAAAAGCTTGCGTCTTTGGCAAAGAATGTAATgatcaagaggcaatgtggactGTTGGCGCTTCGTTTCTCGGTGATTTCGATACCTGGAGGGCTCGGCGGAGGGGGCGAACGGGACCCTTCGCGGCGTGGGCGCCGAGCCAGGGGGTGTGGCGCCACACGAGCTTGCCGTTGGAGCCGGCGTGGACCTTGCTGCCTCCGACGGCGAGCTCGACGTACCACATGTCGGGGGCCATCTGCCAGAGGACGAAGCCGCCGGACTCCACGGCCCGTGACAAGCCGCGGTTCTTCATCACCTTGGTCGCCGTCTCGAACTCCGACGCCACCATCCGCACCTTCCCCATGGCGTACGCGTTCCGGATGGAGCTCTGGAGCTTGAGGCCTCCCGACGCCGCCGTGTACTGTTGCACTATGTACTGCGCCGACGAGGTCTCCTGCCGAGACGAAGCGAGAAAGTGAACCAAAGAAGAAAAAACCGTACCTATCTTGGGTTTTACCTCGGAGAatggagaaaaatccatcaatgtGCGGGTAGAATGCATCAAAATGTGATTTTTTTTCCATAAAGTTCCGAACTTCATCCAAAAATGGGAAATCGTAGCGgagaaaatgagagaaaaaatacATAAATAGAGAAGATTGGAGGGTCTTACAATGGGTGTGCTCTTGATGCTGAGGTGGGGGGGAGTGTCGGCGGAGTTGACGTGAATGGGAGCTAGGGGGGCGCCCATGACTCCGAGGAGGAGGCGGAGGTCGGAGCGGCGGTTGTAGGAGGAGGAGGCGCCGCTGCCGGAGAGCTGGCTACGGACCCAGTGGCCCCAGCCCCCCTCCCGCCGCGACTCCCTGCCGCCGTCCGCGGCGGTGTCCGTCTCAGGACCTTCCACGAGCGGGGCCAGCGCCTCCCCAACGGGCCGGAAGCTCCCGGATCTCGCGATCAGCGGCTCCGGGAGGTTCGCCAGCGAATGGTGGCGGCTGCGCCCAGCCCTCCGCCGCCTCGGCAGCAGCAGCCCGGCCATCGGCGACGGACTCCTCGCCGGGCTCTTCGCCCGGGACCTTGCCGGCGACAGCCCCCTCACCACCTCTTCCTTCAGCGCCGCGAAGAACCCCCGCTTCCTCTCCATATCCGAAGGTTTCACGGCGGAGGAGAAAACTGAGAAAAAATGAAACAGGGGAGGAGAGAGAAAGCGAGCGAACTCCCTTAAGAGAAGAGCATAGAAagcctcatggactgatctgagAGAATGTTTCTAGAATGGACTTTCATGTTTCTCAGGGGTGGGAGGGTCTAAAATGTAACTTTTTTCCTATTTCTTTTCGGGAGTTGGGGACTGGGGAAGGTGAAGaatggaagaagagaagaagtgagaagagaggagagagagaggggctctgAGAGACTACTGCCCACTGGCTACGTCGTGCGCTTAGCGAGGGAGGGGGAGGTGGGAGCAAAGAGAAAagtaaaggggaaaaaaaaaagttggGAG is part of the Elaeis guineensis isolate ETL-2024a chromosome 15, EG11, whole genome shotgun sequence genome and harbors:
- the LOC105058026 gene encoding uncharacterized protein, with the translated sequence MERKRGFFAALKEEVVRGLSPARSRAKSPARSPSPMAGLLLPRRRRAGRSRHHSLANLPEPLIARSGSFRPVGEALAPLVEGPETDTAADGGRESRREGGWGHWVRSQLSGSGASSSYNRRSDLRLLLGVMGAPLAPIHVNSADTPPHLSIKSTPIETSSAQYIVQQYTAASGGLKLQSSIRNAYAMGKVRMVASEFETATKVMKNRGLSRAVESGGFVLWQMAPDMWYVELAVGGSKVHAGSNGKLVWRHTPWLGAHAAKGPVRPLRRALQGLDPLTTASMFANARCIGEKKVNGEDCFILKLCADPQTLKARSEGPAEIIRHVLFGYFSQRTGLLIHMEDSHLTRIQSNAGGDAVYWETTINSFLDDYRPVEGIMIAHSGRSVVTLFRFGEMAMSHTKTRMEEAWTIEEVAFNVPGLSMDCFIPPADIKSGSISETCELPGGERARTSMVHRSRVAAVEKPQDAGEKIVWRVEV